The stretch of DNA ATTCACGTGGTTCAACCTGGAGATAGCCTATGGCAAATCTCTCAAACATATAGCACGCCATTGGAGCGCATTGTCCAAACGAACCAGATTCCAAACCCTAGCCAACTGGTCGTAGGTCAAACCATCGTTATCCCTATCTGGGGAAGCTACCATTGGGTACAGCCTGGTGAAAGCTTGTTCCAAATTGCCCAACAATATGGCACCACAGTCGATGCACTGCTTCAGATCAATCGGATACCAAACCCTGATCAAATATGGCCTGGACTACGCCTGTATATTCCCCAGCAAGAAAGAGAGGTCAAGGACGTCAGCGCATACATTGAGATTATGGAGGATGGGACGGATGAGCCTCCGATACTCCAATCGGTTGCTCCACATTTAACTTACGTCACTATTTTCAGTTATGAGTTGAACCCCGATGGGACACTAAATCCGATTCCAGACCAACCCACCATTAACACGGCTTATCAAAACCGCGTTGTCCCTATTATGGTCATTACCAATATTGAGGAAGGCGGCTTTAATACCGAGCTTGCCACAACGATTCTTAGTGATGAAGATCTACAAGATCGTGTATTAAACGAAGCGATGCAAATCATGAACCAAAAAGGGTACTTAGGCCTTGACTTTGATTTAGAGTTTCTAGGGGAGGAGAACCGAGAAAGATATAATCAATTCCTAAGAAAAGCACAGCAACGACTGGATGAACAAAATTATCTCTTGTCCACCGCGATTCCACCAAAAGTAAGCGGAGAACAAGAAGGCGTGCTTTACGAAGGGCATGATTACGCCGCTCACGGTGAAATCGCGGACAAAGTGTTCGTCATGACGTATGAGTGGGGATGGTCAGGTGGGCCCCCGATGGCGGTGGCACCATTGGACCAAGTACGACGCGTCATTGAATACGCAGCTTCACAGATCCCAAACGAGAAGGTGATGATGGGGATCCCCCTCTATGGCTACGATTGGACATTGCCGTACGAAGAGGGTGGGGAGTTCGCCCGTGCCATTAGCCCACAAGAAGCTATTGAATTGGCTGCTCAGTATAACGCCGCCATTGAATATGACGAAACGGCCCAATCGCCATTTTTTAATTATGTCGATGAGGAGGGGAACCAACATGAGGTTTGGTTTGAGGATGCCCGCAGTATTCAGGCCAAATTTGATTTGATCAAAGCATTCAACCTTGGTGGATTTTTCTACTGGGTGCTGAGGTTTGAATTTCCACAGAATTGGCTGTTGATTCAGGATAATTTTCTAGTCCGTAAACGTGTCTAATCAGGGTCAAACAAATAAGAAGGCCCATTTGGCCTTCTTACTCGGCATGAGCTACTGCTGCCGCTAAGGATCAGTAGCTCAATGTATGCGGGGTTATTCATTTAATCATTATTTTTTAGCAGGTATCCGAATCTGAGAACCGGCATTGATCTGTCGGATATCATCAATCTGATTAAACGCTGCTAGCGGCTCTAGATAACGTTTATCATCATAGTAAAGCATCGTTATGGAATAGAAGGTTTCTCCCGCTTGAACGGTATGGACAGCGACGACTTCCTCACTTAACTCAACAGGTGGTAAATGCTCTTCTTCCTCACTTTCAGCGTTCGGTTCCGTTTGGTGAGCTGTATCCGTTTCTGAAGTATCCTCAACCTCCCCTACATACTCGGAGGATTCATCATTTGTAGACCCGTTCTGTGATGGCGATGCCTCTCCCTCGGGACCATCATGAGTTGGGGCACCAGGTTGCTCCGAAGGGGTTGCATTGGAATCTTCCGTGCCATCTGCACGTGCATCCTCTTCATCAGACCCTGGTATATTTTCATTCGCTCTATCAGGACCAGATTCTTCTTGTATGTCTTCTAAAAGGTTGACCGGTGTTGGAAGCTGTACCTGCTGTTGCTTAAACTCCCAAGCCCAAAACAATAGAAACGCAACAATCATGGCCAAAAACGTATAAAGAATAATCTGTATTAATGGAAAGCCACCTGATAATGTCGAATGGCTTTCTTCCTGTTTATCTAAATCCTGATCTTCAACTGGTGCATCTGTGTCATGAGTGAGAGCGTCAGTATGTTCGGCACGTTTACGCTTGCGTAATTTCCGCTTGCCATGTTTAACCGCTCTTGGAGGTAAAGAACTCGTATGTGAATATGAATCATCGCTATGGCGATGATTCATTGAATTTTTTCCCTGATCGTTATCTGAATTCACCATGGTGTCTCCCCCTATAACCTGCTATGCTTATACCCTTGTCTCAACGAGGCGGTACCGAATCAAACATCCTAAAATAAAATCTATCAAGAAATGCGCCCATATGACACTCCATAAATTGCCTGTCCACTGATATAGTGTACCAAAACCAAAACTAATCGCAAGTACAAGCATGCCGTAAAACCACTTGTTTAAGTAACGATAATGCAATAATGCAAAGAGGATGCTCGTCCAGAATAAACCGATTAAATTTTGTAGCACACCTCTAAATAGCCACTCCTCTACGAAGGCGACGAACAAAGCAATGACAGCAATTTGGAACACGTTGACGTCACGAAAGATACGTTCGTTAATCCCCCCATCATCAAAATATCCTTTAGGTAGTCGTTTCATCAGCCATACGTCTAATGTTATGATCACGACCGCAAACACTGTGCCGTATAGCATAGCCGTGCCGAAATCATTAAAGTGATACAGTTCAGTGATGGTCATTTTTTTTCTAAGAAAAACGTAATATAGGATTAAGCCGACTACAAAAAGGACCCCTTGTGTGAGGGCTAAGTTCAAGAACAACACACGATTTGGCATACTGTCTAATTTATCTCTCAGGTCGTTCATAGGCTCCCCCTTATACTCATAAGTGGCTAGGTGGTAGCAACTGATCAAGCGCTTCTGACCAGTGCAGTCTATCCCCATGTGGGGTCTCGAACGGCCGTATTGAATGACATGTGTCGACGTCTATCTCCAACCATTCAGGGCGATAGCCACACAAATCACAACACCACTCTGACTGGTCGTGCTTAAGGCGTTCAGAGAAATAATGTAAAATAAAAGATCGCCTGCATTCAGCTTCCCCCAACTGTAACCAGTGATACATCGTGGCAATTTTTTTGGACCGTTTGAGACGCAACTGATCCATTCGCGCTTGCACTTCTATTTCTAACTCATCTATGTTTCCCGCCGTTAATCGTGAATCGGCCAAAACTTGCTTTAACTGAAAGAGGACAGTGTCCAACGCTTGTAATGGAAAATCCAGTGAGTAAGCCACCTTCTGCATCTCCTCTTCATTAGACGGCGTTTTATAACCCATTTGTTTCAGGTACCTAAATAATAACTGTACTTTGCTAGGTGACGTATATTCCTGTTCTAGAAAGTGATAAGGGATTTGTTCATCACCTGCTTGCGCGAGCACAATGGATACACCGGATTTCCCGTCCCGACTACATCTCCCCATCTCCTGCACGTATGCCTCAAGCTGACTAGGAAAATGATAGTGAATGACATAGCGAATATCCGGCTTATTAATGCCCATGCCAAAAGCGTTCGTGGCAAAAATGACTTTCAACTCTCCTTGTTGAAACTGTTCTTGGATCATACGTCTTTCTTCTGGGTTGACCCCACCGTGATAGTAAGCTATGGACGTTATCCCCTGGGCTTGAAAATATTGTGTTAACTCCTCCGTCTTCGCTCTAGAGGAGCAATAGACTAATCCAGCATCCTGACGTCTGTTTAATAGATCGTAGATGAATGTGATCTTTTGTTGTTCGTTCTCAACCCTTTGAACATAGTGATAAAGGTTTTCTCTATTTACGGAGGAAATGAACGACTTCGGGTTCACCATGTCCAAGTAGAACAGGATATCGTTTTTTACCTCCGTTGTCGCTGTTGCAGTCAAAGCCATACATGTGGGTTGCCCCAGTTTTTTTCTAATATGGGCTAGGCGTAAATAGTCCTGTCGAAAATCATGTCCCCATTGAGAAATGCAATGTGCTTCATCAACAACGAATAGCGAAACCCTACGTCGGCTTAAGGCACGCATGATCGTGTCGTTTTGTATGCCTTCAGGAGAAACGTATATAAGATTATACTGGTGGATATGAGCCAGAATGGCACCTTTCTCTGCCCCCGATAAATGCCCGTGTATGGCTACTGTATCCTTACGTCCATGTAAATGCGCGTCCCGTACTTGGTCTTCCATCAAAGACACGAGCGGTGATATGACAACCGTTGCAGCTGGCAATAGGAGAGACGGGATTTGGTAGCATAAAGACTTTCCACCACCCGTTGTTTTAATCACTAGGGTATCCCTTCCCGATATCACACACCGTATAATTGAAGCCTGATCTTCTCTAAAATCATGATAGCCGTAGACTTTTTGCAGCGTTTGTTGCATAAGCTCATCCGACACTTGATGTCCGTGATTGTATTCAAGATATTGGTTTGTGGACATGACGTATGGCCTCCTTTACTAAAGCCAAACGAATTTGTAAGTAGGTCACTTGAGACCCTAACTCCGTTTTTATGACACTTAACTTCTTGGTTTTCAGCTTCTGACTGACATTGAGAATCCGCTCTAACACTTCTGATGGCAGAAACGGTTGGACAGAAAAACTAGGATTTTTAGAGGCAATTTCGACGACGTGATCCTCAATTGTGCTGACCTTCAATCCTCTTTTATAGGCAATAGCTTGGAGATCAAATCCTTGGTCTAGATATTTTAAAGTTTCAAAGGCTGAAAGAGTGAGCCCAACATGCTTGTCCTTTAAGACGCCATCTCCTTCTTCAACCTTAGCAAATGGCTGCAGATCAGGGTGAGACTTAGCGTGTTGCATGCACTCTCTAGCCCCTTGGAGCCAAAATAAGCGTAAAACTGCTTCAGGCAGGTCATAAAGCTGCTCAAGTTGTTGAAAGGTTCGCCCCGCAACGCCGTATCCTGTTAAACGTGACACACACAACGACGGGAATAAGGGATCGGTACACTGCTCGAACACGTCACGCAAAGCCCCTTTAAAACGACGAATGCCTTCTACTTTGTCCTGCGTGCGCCTCCACTTCTCCTTGACCCACATCTTGCTCTCTAAATCCGACACGATCGGTTGAAATGATGCATGTTCATTTATATGATGAGAACACACCTGCATCCATAATTGCAAACGTCTCCAGAAAGTGAAAACTTGGGTGGCCGGTAAGGAAGTGGATTGTAGTCCAGAACGTTGAGCCAAATCTAAGCTTTTCCATTGCTGTATCACATCAGCGTAATAAGCTGGCTGTATCGTAACATAAGAAGCCTTAGAAGCATCAACGGAAACAACCTTGTTCTCCTGTTTAAGCTGTTGGACACAAGAATCAAACGACGAACGTTCTAGGTGTGGTAAAGCTCCGTACCAGTTTTGAAATCCAAATAGAGTGGTGTCCTGAATCGCCTGCCCACTTTTCTTGCCTGTGAGTATGTAATAGCAACCCTGCACACTTCTTTCCCCGTTTAGTTTGTCAATCATATATAAGATAATGAAATCGAGTCCATTTAACATGTTTCTTCACACTTTTACGTTTTTCTATTATTTTAACATGCCTCTTCCACTCTCACGCGATTTTTTTTATACTAGTTTAATAGATTGGGGGTCATCACGTGTCATCTCGATTAACAAAAACAGACTTTATGGTGGTCTATGCCATTTTAATCTCTCTTTCTCTATTTATCGGAGGGTTTTTCTTGGGTGCGAAGGTGGGTCATGACCGAGCAGAAGAGACATTCACCACCTTACTGACGTCAATGGAAGGCGAAGAGCATGAAGAAACGATGCAATACTCACACACTGACTTCATGTCATACTATTATGACGCTTATCAGCCATTTAAAGAGTTTAGGAGAGATTACTTGGCTTTTTTCGACCAATTTGAATCCGTTCCAACAGATCAGCAAATGGAGCTCATCACTCAGCTCAAAGGACGGACGCAACAGATTAAGGCTACATTACAAGGGGCACCTTATCCACAATCGTCACCCTTACTAAAAGAGAGCATGTTACAGTACATTGAAGCGTTATCAGCTTTTGAAAAAGGACTAAAAGAAGCGGAAAATAAAACTGACTTAACAACTGATCAGATCAAGCTGTTAGACGATCCACAGTTTCAGGCAGGACAAGCCGCCTGGCTCAGAGGTCAAACCCTGTTTTATGAGGCGCTTGTCCTATGGGAAAGCATCTATGAGACGAATGAAGCACCAGATTTCGTCGAAGCCCCACTGGACATTCGCATTGATCATTGGGTGGCGTATGGTTTCCATCGTAAGAATGAAGTTATAGCTAAAGCCCTGGAAGAAAAAGAGATTCTCACTTACTTCAACCCTGAGGATGCGCAAATTTATTTAGCGTCCTATGCCAACCAACAGGGAGAAAACGCCCCTATCAATACAGTGGCTGATGCATTAGACGTTTTAATTGCGAGTAATTCAATACAAGAAGGCGCTTTCCTAGAGCAAACCACACCGCAAGAGCAAGAGGACCTACCGTCACCGATTATTCCTCTCTTTAACCCTTGATCCGTAATGTCATGATACATGGGTGTATATAAAAAGCCCGAAACATCAGGAGATCATATGTTTAGGGGTTGTTTCGGCTTTCTTTTCCTCTAGCTTCTTGCTATAATGTTAAGTGTTAGAATACATAGTGATAGAGAAAAGGAGCTGTATGTATGGCATTTGAGAACCGTGTCGTAGATGCTTTCATCGAAATTCCAACAGGTAGTCAGAATAAATACGAGTATGATAAAGAGACGGGGACGTTCAAATTAGACCGTGTCTTGTACTCCCCTATGCACTATCCAACTGAGTACGGTTATTTGGAGAATACACTAGCGTTAGATGGTGACCCACTCGATATCTTGGTCCTCACCACATTCCCTACATTCCCTGGATGTGTGATTTCTTCACGTGTGATTGGCGTTCTCAATATGTCCGATGATAAAGGGCAAGATGAGAAGCTCCTCGCTGTACCAGTGGATGACCCGCGTTGGGATGCCGTGAACACTTTAGAAGATGTGCCAGAACATAATCTAAAGGAAATTGAACATTTCTTTAAGGTGTACAAAGACCTTGAGAACAAAGAAACAAAAATTGAAGGATGGGAAGGTCCTGAAAAGGCTGCACAATTAATAGATGAGTGCATTGACCGCTTTCCTGGGTAAGAAACCTTTAAACCAAAAGCCAATATGATCATAAAGTAGGTAGTTCAGTTTTGGAGTACAAACATTAAATTGTACTCCAAAATGGACTACTTTTTTAATGATAACTACATAACAAATACTTCAATTTACTTCTTATTAGAAAAGGACATGGTTTACCAAAGAGGTGGAAAAATGAAAAATCATTACAGCTCATAAATGTCGCTGCTTTAACGCACGAATCCCATCTTTACATACCCCGTATGATAACCACGAACACCCTTGACACAAGTGGTCTAAATCTTCTGGATCGACTTTGTCGGCTACTCGTTGCACCAATTCACTTTTAGCATATTTGTCTCCCGGTTGGAGATCGAGATGATGGATGACATGATGGTCTAAGGACAAGACATGGTCGTTAGAACTCGGACTTTTCTCACACGTTGTTTGCCCCTGATGAGGACAAGCCTGACAGGTGTCATCGAGGTCTGCCACCACTTCTATATCAAAATCCTTATTGTCATCTCTTATATCGCCCACGACCTGACTCATTTTGTCCACGAACTGTGGACTATATCCCATGCCTTTAAAACCATGAACACAAAGCAAATGATGACCTCTTAGACGGTACATTTTCAATTAACCTCCTTTGGACATGAACAAAACACGAACATTAATTTCAAAAACTTTATACATTGTACGTTTTTTCGAGCAAAAAGCGTTGACGATTTACTCAAAGCGTGATAGATTTATTTACAAATCATCACAGACATACACGCTAGACAGTGGCCATGGATAAGAGGTAAAAGCTTACCCTTCATCTTTGTCACTGTAAATATCTACACAACCCCTCACCCTATGTATATCAAAGATTTGTTATACATATAGTATCATGAACAGAAAATAAAGACGTGGATAAAGATAACTTTATTGAAGCATAGATCTACAGAGAGCTGGTGGTTGCTGCGAACCAGTGGTCTACTCAATAAAGAGCACTTTGGAGTCGTTAGATTGAACACAGAGCGTTTAGTAGGTCTAAACGGGTCAGCACCGTTATATGCTTTGGTCACGAACCAATGAAGACTAAGATTGCGAAGTCTTAGAAAAATAAGGGTGGTACCGCGTAATGTTCATCACAACCTTTCGCCCCTTACCAATGTGTAGGGGTTGGAAGGTTTTTTATATATCTAAAAAAAACTTAGCAAGAGTGAGGAGGAGAGAAACATGCTGCAAGACCATAGTATTTTACGAATTCCTGGGCCTACTCCCATTCCGCCCAGTGTGAACCAGGCTATGTCTCAAGCCATGGTGGGCCACAGAAGTGAGGCGTTCAAACATTTGCTCAGTCGTGTCGCCCCTCGGTTAAAACCTATCTTCGGAACTAATCAGGATGTGCTCATTCTAACTTCTAGCGGTACTTCAGCTTTAGAAGCGGCCGTTGTCAACGCCGTTAAAGAGGATGACGAGGTGCTTGTTCTCGTCACTGGATCATTTGGTGATCGCTTCGTCAAAATATGTGAAGCATACGGTATTAAAGTTCACCGGTACGATACAACTTGGGGAAACGCCGTACAACCTGAGGAGCTAAAAGAGGTACTGCAACAGCACCCTCAGGTCAGTGCCGTCTTTGCCACTTACTGTGAGACATCAACAGGGGTCCTTAACCCTATTGAAGACCTCTCTAAAGTGATCAAACAAGAGAGTGACGCTCTGTTTATTGTCGATGGCGTCTCTTGTGTCGGGGCTGTTGAGGCTCAGATGGACGACTGGGAGATCGATATTCTCGTCACAGGTTCTCAAAAGGCTTTCATGCTCCCTACAGGACTATCTTTCGTAGGTGTGAGTCCTCGTGCATGGGAAGCGATCGAAAACAATCCCCGTCCCCGTTTCTATTTAGATCTGAGAAAGTACCAATCACAGCTAGAACAAAACGCAACCCCGTTTACACCTGGTGTGTCTCTGATTTTTGGTTTAGAGAAGGTCTTGGATCTACTAGAAGCGGAGGGGTTGGATCAGGTGTACCGTCGTCATCAGACGATGAAAAATATGACCCGCGCAGCGTGCCAAGCGCTTGGTCTTCCACTTCTAACGGATGACAAAGCCGCTTCTCCTACCGTTACAGCCATTAAACCGGAGACGTTCGCTGCAGATGATTTACGAAACGTCATGCGTCAATCCTTTTCCATCACACTCGCAGGCGGACAGAACCATATGAAAGGGCACATTTTTAGAATTGGACATATGGGCTACTGCTCACCGTTAGACGTC from Caldalkalibacillus salinus encodes:
- a CDS encoding inorganic diphosphatase — translated: MAFENRVVDAFIEIPTGSQNKYEYDKETGTFKLDRVLYSPMHYPTEYGYLENTLALDGDPLDILVLTTFPTFPGCVISSRVIGVLNMSDDKGQDEKLLAVPVDDPRWDAVNTLEDVPEHNLKEIEHFFKVYKDLENKETKIEGWEGPEKAAQLIDECIDRFPG
- a CDS encoding DUF1284 domain-containing protein; protein product: MKMYRLRGHHLLCVHGFKGMGYSPQFVDKMSQVVGDIRDDNKDFDIEVVADLDDTCQACPHQGQTTCEKSPSSNDHVLSLDHHVIHHLDLQPGDKYAKSELVQRVADKVDPEDLDHLCQGCSWLSYGVCKDGIRALKQRHL
- a CDS encoding helix-turn-helix domain-containing protein — translated: MIDKLNGERSVQGCYYILTGKKSGQAIQDTTLFGFQNWYGALPHLERSSFDSCVQQLKQENKVVSVDASKASYVTIQPAYYADVIQQWKSLDLAQRSGLQSTSLPATQVFTFWRRLQLWMQVCSHHINEHASFQPIVSDLESKMWVKEKWRRTQDKVEGIRRFKGALRDVFEQCTDPLFPSLCVSRLTGYGVAGRTFQQLEQLYDLPEAVLRLFWLQGARECMQHAKSHPDLQPFAKVEEGDGVLKDKHVGLTLSAFETLKYLDQGFDLQAIAYKRGLKVSTIEDHVVEIASKNPSFSVQPFLPSEVLERILNVSQKLKTKKLSVIKTELGSQVTYLQIRLALVKEAIRHVHKPIS
- a CDS encoding CPBP family intramembrane glutamic endopeptidase, translated to MNDLRDKLDSMPNRVLFLNLALTQGVLFVVGLILYYVFLRKKMTITELYHFNDFGTAMLYGTVFAVVIITLDVWLMKRLPKGYFDDGGINERIFRDVNVFQIAVIALFVAFVEEWLFRGVLQNLIGLFWTSILFALLHYRYLNKWFYGMLVLAISFGFGTLYQWTGNLWSVIWAHFLIDFILGCLIRYRLVETRV
- a CDS encoding pyridoxal-phosphate-dependent aminotransferase family protein; its protein translation is MLQDHSILRIPGPTPIPPSVNQAMSQAMVGHRSEAFKHLLSRVAPRLKPIFGTNQDVLILTSSGTSALEAAVVNAVKEDDEVLVLVTGSFGDRFVKICEAYGIKVHRYDTTWGNAVQPEELKEVLQQHPQVSAVFATYCETSTGVLNPIEDLSKVIKQESDALFIVDGVSCVGAVEAQMDDWEIDILVTGSQKAFMLPTGLSFVGVSPRAWEAIENNPRPRFYLDLRKYQSQLEQNATPFTPGVSLIFGLEKVLDLLEAEGLDQVYRRHQTMKNMTRAACQALGLPLLTDDKAASPTVTAIKPETFAADDLRNVMRQSFSITLAGGQNHMKGHIFRIGHMGYCSPLDVLQCISALECALVELGDDITLGQGVAAAQEVYIHDLQNTR
- a CDS encoding glycosyl hydrolase family 18 protein — encoded protein: MQIHVVQPGDSLWQISQTYSTPLERIVQTNQIPNPSQLVVGQTIVIPIWGSYHWVQPGESLFQIAQQYGTTVDALLQINRIPNPDQIWPGLRLYIPQQEREVKDVSAYIEIMEDGTDEPPILQSVAPHLTYVTIFSYELNPDGTLNPIPDQPTINTAYQNRVVPIMVITNIEEGGFNTELATTILSDEDLQDRVLNEAMQIMNQKGYLGLDFDLEFLGEENRERYNQFLRKAQQRLDEQNYLLSTAIPPKVSGEQEGVLYEGHDYAAHGEIADKVFVMTYEWGWSGGPPMAVAPLDQVRRVIEYAASQIPNEKVMMGIPLYGYDWTLPYEEGGEFARAISPQEAIELAAQYNAAIEYDETAQSPFFNYVDEEGNQHEVWFEDARSIQAKFDLIKAFNLGGFFYWVLRFEFPQNWLLIQDNFLVRKRV
- a CDS encoding RecQ family ATP-dependent DNA helicase produces the protein MSTNQYLEYNHGHQVSDELMQQTLQKVYGYHDFREDQASIIRCVISGRDTLVIKTTGGGKSLCYQIPSLLLPAATVVISPLVSLMEDQVRDAHLHGRKDTVAIHGHLSGAEKGAILAHIHQYNLIYVSPEGIQNDTIMRALSRRRVSLFVVDEAHCISQWGHDFRQDYLRLAHIRKKLGQPTCMALTATATTEVKNDILFYLDMVNPKSFISSVNRENLYHYVQRVENEQQKITFIYDLLNRRQDAGLVYCSSRAKTEELTQYFQAQGITSIAYYHGGVNPEERRMIQEQFQQGELKVIFATNAFGMGINKPDIRYVIHYHFPSQLEAYVQEMGRCSRDGKSGVSIVLAQAGDEQIPYHFLEQEYTSPSKVQLLFRYLKQMGYKTPSNEEEMQKVAYSLDFPLQALDTVLFQLKQVLADSRLTAGNIDELEIEVQARMDQLRLKRSKKIATMYHWLQLGEAECRRSFILHYFSERLKHDQSEWCCDLCGYRPEWLEIDVDTCHSIRPFETPHGDRLHWSEALDQLLPPSHL
- a CDS encoding LysM peptidoglycan-binding domain-containing protein — translated: MVNSDNDQGKNSMNHRHSDDSYSHTSSLPPRAVKHGKRKLRKRKRAEHTDALTHDTDAPVEDQDLDKQEESHSTLSGGFPLIQIILYTFLAMIVAFLLFWAWEFKQQQVQLPTPVNLLEDIQEESGPDRANENIPGSDEEDARADGTEDSNATPSEQPGAPTHDGPEGEASPSQNGSTNDESSEYVGEVEDTSETDTAHQTEPNAESEEEEHLPPVELSEEVVAVHTVQAGETFYSITMLYYDDKRYLEPLAAFNQIDDIRQINAGSQIRIPAKK